Proteins from a genomic interval of Paenibacillus sp. FSL H8-0048:
- the argS gene encoding arginine--tRNA ligase → MTQSLNPLQLAHERVKEAIADAVVAAGLVSREELPAIVLEVPKDKAHGDMATNAAMQLTKIAKRNPRQIAEAIIGHLDTGRASIEKAEIAGPGFINFTLSKSYLYPVIALVAEQGDGYGRVNIGQGKRVEMEFVSANPTGSLHLGHARGAAVGDALCNVLDYAGYNVTREYYINDAGNQVANLCKSIETRYLQELGQPAEMPEDGYHGEDIKGFAKELVAEKGDSLLAMTPGDRAAFFRTYGLAKELDKIKRDLSRFRVNFDIWFSETSLYENGEVLRSLDELRERGEVYEKEGATWLATTKYGDDKDRVLIKNDGTYTYLTPDIAYHSDKYGRGYDTMINIWGADHHGYIPRMKAAMAALGNDPEKLVVLIAQMVSLFQDGEKVKMSKRTGKAVTMEDLMEEVGIDAIRYFFTMRSMDSHLDFDMDLAISTSNENPVFYVQYAHARICSIFRQAEEQGIVMPDADKIDYSKLTAAHEYDLLRKIGELPAEITVAAEGYAPHRLVRYVYDLASLFHSYYKAERVITEDAAQTVARLALLGAARTAIANVLRLVGVTAPDRM, encoded by the coding sequence TGCTGCTATGCAGCTGACCAAGATCGCTAAGCGTAACCCCCGGCAGATCGCCGAGGCTATTATCGGGCACCTGGATACAGGCCGCGCTTCTATTGAGAAGGCGGAGATTGCCGGACCGGGCTTCATCAACTTTACTTTGTCCAAAAGCTATCTCTACCCTGTGATTGCACTTGTGGCCGAGCAGGGTGACGGTTATGGCCGTGTGAACATAGGCCAGGGCAAGCGTGTAGAGATGGAGTTCGTCAGCGCGAACCCTACCGGCAGCCTTCATCTGGGACATGCCCGCGGCGCGGCCGTCGGCGATGCCCTGTGCAACGTGCTGGATTACGCCGGCTACAACGTGACCCGCGAGTACTACATTAACGATGCCGGGAACCAGGTCGCCAATCTGTGCAAATCCATCGAGACCCGTTACCTGCAGGAGCTGGGCCAGCCGGCCGAGATGCCGGAGGACGGTTATCATGGAGAGGATATCAAGGGCTTCGCCAAGGAGCTGGTGGCGGAGAAGGGAGATTCCCTGCTGGCTATGACACCGGGCGACCGGGCGGCATTCTTCCGTACCTACGGGCTTGCCAAGGAGCTCGACAAAATCAAACGCGACCTCAGCCGGTTCCGGGTCAACTTCGATATCTGGTTCAGTGAAACCTCCCTCTATGAGAACGGAGAAGTGCTGCGTTCGCTGGATGAGCTCCGCGAGCGCGGAGAAGTCTATGAGAAGGAAGGCGCAACCTGGCTTGCGACTACCAAATACGGTGATGATAAAGACCGCGTGCTGATCAAGAACGATGGTACGTATACGTACCTCACACCGGATATCGCCTATCACAGCGATAAATACGGCCGCGGCTACGATACGATGATCAACATCTGGGGAGCCGACCACCACGGCTATATTCCACGGATGAAGGCGGCGATGGCGGCGCTCGGGAATGATCCCGAGAAGCTCGTGGTGCTGATCGCCCAGATGGTCAGCCTGTTCCAGGACGGCGAGAAGGTCAAGATGTCCAAGCGTACCGGCAAGGCCGTGACGATGGAAGACCTGATGGAGGAAGTCGGAATCGACGCGATCCGTTACTTCTTCACTATGCGCAGCATGGATTCGCACCTGGACTTTGACATGGATCTGGCGATTTCGACATCCAATGAGAATCCTGTATTCTATGTACAGTACGCACATGCGCGGATTTGCAGCATATTCCGCCAAGCGGAGGAGCAAGGGATTGTAATGCCGGATGCTGACAAGATTGATTACAGCAAGCTGACTGCCGCACATGAATATGATCTTCTCCGCAAAATCGGTGAGCTGCCTGCGGAGATTACCGTTGCGGCCGAGGGCTATGCGCCGCACCGCCTGGTACGCTATGTATACGATCTGGCTTCGCTGTTCCACAGCTACTACAAGGCAGAGCGTGTAATCACTGAGGATGCCGCTCAGACGGTTGCCCGCCTTGCCCTGCTGGGCGCTGCACGGACGGCCATTGCCAACGTCCTGCGGCTGGTCGGTGTTACCGCACCGGACCGGATGTAA
- a CDS encoding S8 family peptidase — translation MDYYGFWQMLLEEMKAASKSAPRHIVTFNDPRMYAGALSQWKALKSKKPGLRQVQVSTLIRAFFVPAAGAERLMNRYADSLCIEEDHRIKVHSPLADKSGSSLMPWGIKAIRAPQAWSRSTGVHVKIGVIDTGVDFRHPDLRHSLASGVNLLNRGMMPLDDNGHGTHIAGTLAAAGGARNMMGVAPRALLYPVKAFDHNGSAYVSDIVLGIDWCVQNKIDIINMSFGMRNRSKALHDVVIKAYRAGIAIIASSGNDGKRGGDYPARYPETIAVGALDRRQRVAAFSNRGPYIDVYGPGEGIPSCWLREGYKEMSGTSMATSHVTGAAALLLALRPGLSPRELKLLLRRTASPVRLRKGQRRSSLGGGAVDALRLLRVGIRARRGNGSASSAAGGSGAGGSGGSSSEAKAAAMVKA, via the coding sequence ATGGATTATTACGGATTTTGGCAGATGCTGCTTGAAGAAATGAAGGCTGCCTCCAAAAGTGCACCACGGCACATTGTGACCTTCAACGATCCCCGCATGTATGCCGGCGCATTATCACAGTGGAAAGCTCTGAAGAGTAAGAAGCCCGGCCTGCGGCAGGTTCAGGTCTCTACGCTGATCCGGGCTTTCTTCGTGCCCGCCGCAGGAGCAGAGCGGCTGATGAACCGTTATGCGGACTCCCTCTGTATAGAAGAAGACCACCGGATTAAAGTCCACTCGCCCCTGGCGGACAAAAGCGGTTCCTCTCTGATGCCTTGGGGAATCAAAGCCATCCGCGCTCCGCAGGCCTGGTCCAGATCTACTGGCGTGCATGTGAAGATCGGCGTCATCGATACGGGCGTTGATTTCCGCCACCCTGATCTCAGGCATTCCCTGGCCTCCGGGGTCAATCTGCTGAACCGCGGCATGATGCCGCTCGATGACAACGGCCACGGCACGCATATTGCCGGCACCCTGGCGGCAGCCGGGGGCGCACGCAACATGATGGGCGTAGCCCCCCGGGCGCTGCTCTATCCGGTCAAAGCCTTCGACCACAACGGCTCCGCCTATGTGTCGGATATTGTCCTTGGCATCGATTGGTGCGTACAGAACAAAATCGATATCATTAATATGAGCTTCGGGATGAGGAACCGGAGCAAGGCCCTGCATGATGTGGTGATCAAGGCCTACCGGGCCGGGATCGCCATCATCGCCTCCTCCGGCAACGACGGCAAGCGCGGCGGGGATTACCCCGCGCGCTATCCGGAGACTATTGCCGTAGGCGCCCTTGACAGAAGGCAGCGCGTCGCAGCCTTCAGCAACCGCGGACCGTACATCGATGTGTACGGCCCGGGCGAGGGTATCCCCTCCTGCTGGCTGCGGGAGGGATACAAGGAAATGAGCGGCACCTCCATGGCGACCTCCCATGTCACCGGTGCCGCGGCCCTGCTGCTCGCGCTGCGGCCGGGGCTGTCGCCCCGCGAGCTGAAGCTGCTCTTGCGCCGCACAGCTTCGCCGGTGCGGCTGCGCAAGGGCCAGCGCCGCTCGTCGCTGGGCGGCGGCGCGGTCGATGCGCTGCGGCTGCTGCGCGTAGGCATCCGGGCCCGGCGCGGCAACGGCAGCGCCAGCAGCGCCGCAGGCGGCAGCGGAGCCGGTGGCAGCGGCGGAAGCAGCAGCGAGGCGAAGGCCGCGGCTATGGTGAAGGCTTAA